Proteins encoded within one genomic window of Pygocentrus nattereri isolate fPygNat1 chromosome 11, fPygNat1.pri, whole genome shotgun sequence:
- the socs2 gene encoding suppressor of cytokine signaling 2, which translates to MTCHSSENTESIADERRAESERRRAESERRRAEPGHTEQSAIATAMRDLKNTGWYWGRLTANEAKEILQDASEGTFLVRDSSQRDYLFTISAMTSAGPTNLRIEYKEGKFKLDSVVLVKPKLKQFDSVVHLVEHYVQLSRTSCKGGSAPMAPSNGTVQLLLTTPVYTAIPSLQHLCRIAINKTTRKVQELPLPNRLKDYLTDYAYNV; encoded by the exons ATGACCTGCCACTCCTCTGAGAACACGGAGAGCATCGCGGATGAGAGGAGAGCAGAGTCGGAGAGGAGGAGAGCAGAGTCGGAGAGGAGGAGAGCAGAACCTGGGCACACAGAGCAGAGTGCCATCGCCACAGCCATGAGAGACCTGAAAAACACCG GCTGGTACTGGGGCCGCCTGACAGCCAATGAAGCCAAAGAGATCCTTCAGGATGCATCGGAGGGGACATTCCTGGTGCGGGACAGCTCCCAAAGAGACTACCTCTTCACCATTTCTGCTATGACATCTGCTGGACCCACTAACCTGCGCATTGAGTACAAAGAAGGCAAGTTTAAGCTGGACTCGGTGGTGCTGGTCAAGCCCAAACTCAAGCAGTTTGACAGCGTGGTCCATCTGGTGGAGCATTATGTTCAGTTATCCCGGACTTCCTGTAAGGGCGGGTCTGCTCCAATGGCCCCATCGAATGGTACAGTGCAGCTGCTTTTGACGACCCCTGTGTACACAGCCATACCCTCTCTTCAGCATTTATGCCGCATTGCCATCAATAAAACCACACGAAAGGTGCAGGAGCTCCCTCTGCCAAACAGACTGAAGGACTACCTGACGGACTATGCCTACAATGTATAG